One segment of Danio aesculapii chromosome 3, fDanAes4.1, whole genome shotgun sequence DNA contains the following:
- the dctn5 gene encoding dynactin subunit 5 has protein sequence MELCEILYNKAEYIETASGNKVSRQSVLCGSQNIVLNGKTIVMNDCIIRGDLANVRVGRHCVIKSRSVIRPPFKKFSKGVAFFPLHIGDHVFIEEDCVVNAAQIGSYVHIGKNCVIGRRCVLKDCCKILDNTVLPPETVVPPFTVFSGCPGLFSGELPECTQELMIDVTKSYYQKFLPLSQI, from the exons ATGGAGCTGtgtgaaatattatataataaggCAGAATACATCGAGACG GCATCAGGAAACAAAGTCAGCAGACAGTCAGTTCTTTGCGGCAGTCAAAACATCGTCCTCAATGGGAAA ACTATTGTGATGAACGACTGTATCATTAGAGGAGATCTTGCCAATGTCAGAGTTGGGCGTCACTGTGTCATTAAAAGTCGCAGTGTGATCAGACCGCCATTTAAGAAGTTCAGCAAAGG TGTGGCATTCTTCCCCTTACACATTGGGGACCATGTGTTCATAGAGGAGGACTGCGTTGTCAACGCTGCACAGATAGGATCGTACGTCCACATTGGCAAGAACTGTGTGATT GGTCGTCGCTGTGTCTTGAAAGATTGCTGTAAGATTCTGGATAACACTGTCCTTCCCCCAGAGACAGTGGTTCCCCCATTTACAGTATTCTCTGGCTGTCCAG gtttaTTTTCAGGAGAGCTGCCTGAATGCACACAAGAACTGATGATCGACGTCACCAAGAGCTACTACCAGAAATTCCTCCCTCTCAGCCAGATCTAG